The nucleotide sequence TGCTCCACCTGCGTGCCATGCGCGGACACTGCGCCGCCCTCGCCTTGCGCGCGCCAGCCGGACGGCAGTTGCAGGGCCGACGGGGGCTGCGGTGGCGCATAGGCGGCGCAGCCAGCCAGCGCCAGCACGCCGGTAATCAGCAGGAGGCGGCGCTTCATGGCTTGGCCTTCGCGGCCGCCTTTTTCGGTGCAGGCGGTGGTGCGGGATTGTCCGCCGAGTCGTTCAATACGGCGGAGGTGTCGACGCTGACCACCACCGACATGCCAGGCACGAGTCGGCGCGCATTCGCCTGCCCGGCATCGATGCGGATGCGCACGGGAATGCGCTGGGCAATCTTCAGGTAATTACCCGTCGCGTTATCGGCCGGCAGCACAGAAAACTCGGAACCGGTGGCTGGAGATATGCGTTCCACCTGACCCGTCAGCACGGCGCCATCGAGCGCGTCGACGTGGAAGGTGGCGCTCTGCCCTTCCTGCACGCCGTTCATCTGCGTTTCCTTGAAATTGGCGATCACCCACATCTGGCGCGGCACCAGCGCCATCAGCTGCGCGCCCGAATTCACGTAGGCGCCCTGGCGCACCGTCACCTGGCCCAGCTGGCCGTCGGATGGCGCGACGATGCGCGTGTTATCGAGGTCGATCTTTGCCGCCTTGACGGCCGCCTGCGCGTTTGCCACCGCCGCTTCCAGGGCCTGCTTGTTGACCACCACGCTATGTACGCTTTGCTGGGCGATGTCGAGATTGGCGCGGGCCTGCGCCAGCGCGGCCGCCATCTGCGCCTGCGTGGCGCGCGACTGATCGTGTTCGCGCTGCGACAGCGAACCGTCGGCCACCAGCTGCTCCACGCGATTCAAGTCGGCGCTGGCCTTGCGCGCCTGCGCTTCCGCGTTGGCCAGGGTCGCCTCGCTGACCGAAATCCCCGCCTGCGCGCTGGCCTTCTGCTGCGCCCAGTTCGACAGCGCCGCCTGCTGCGCCGCCAGCTGCGCCTGCGCCTGCTCGTAGCGCTGCTGGTAGATGCGGTCGTCGATGCGCACCAGCAGCTGGCCTTCCTTCACATCCATGAAATCCTGCACAGTCACTTCCACCACATAGCCGGACAGCTGCGTGCCGATGATGGTCACCTGTCCCCGCACGGTGGCGTTTTCCGTCGTCACGATGGGACTGGTGAACGGCGGCAAACGCCACGCATACAGCACGATCAGCACGCCCACCAGGGCCACGGCGGCAAAGGCCAGCGCGGACAGCCACTGGTGGCGCCGGTCCGGTTGCGGTGGCGTGGTGGTAGCCGCGGGGACTGGCGCAGGAGGCGCAGGAGGCGCTGCAGGTGCGGATGGCGGTACTGGCGGCGTGGTGTTATTTTCTGTCATTGCTCGGTTCCGAATTGGTAATGGGGACGATGGCCATGGCCGTCTGCGCATCGCGCACGGGGCCGACCAGCCGGCGCGCGCCGGTGGTGATGCGGGTCCAGGACTGGCTGACCAGCATCCAGATCAAGGTGGCGATGGCGACGCCCGCGATCATCAAAAAAACATCGTTATAGGCCAGCACATTGGCTTCGCGCGTGGCGATGGCGCCGAGGCGCGCCACGCCCTGGGCGCCGCGCAGGGCGGGGTCCATCAGCACGCCGCCGTAGCTTGCGGCACCGGACTGCACGCGCGCGGCCACCTGTGGGTCGAGCATGGTCAGGTGCTCGACCAGGTAGCTGGAATGGTATTTTTCGCGCGCCGTCTGGATGGTGCCGACGATGGCCGAACCGAGCAAGCCACCCAGGTTCTGCGTCATGGTAAACATCACGGAAAAACTCACCAGGTTGCGCGGTTCGGCGATCACGGCGCCCATGCCGGCCACCATGGTGGGGCCGAGGAAATACGTGCCGCCAAAGGCCAGCAGGAACTGGCTGACATACATGTTGACGGGGCGCGTCTGGCTGGTGGCGTGCGCGTCGATCAACGCCCCGGCGGCGATCAGCAGCAGCGCGAACATCAGCGAACGGTGGAGGGTCGCCGGATTGATCGTCAGCGCGCTGACCAGCAAGCCCGCCACGCTGCCCAGGAGCACCACGATGAACAGGTTCTGCATCTGGTCCGTATTCAAGCCCAGCGCCTGCAGGAAGCCGACCGCCCCCGTCGATTCGGACAGCACGATGCGAAACAGCAGCACGGATAAAAATAGCTTGGCGATCTTGCCCGTGGTGAGCCAGCGCGTGTTGAGCAGCGGGCGTGCGCGGTTATGCTCGATGGCCAGGGAGGCGGCGATCAGCACAATGGAGCACGCCAGGCACACGCCCACCCAATCGGATTCCATCCACCACGCCGTGCGTCCCTGCGCCAGCACCGCGCACAGCAGGGCCACGCCGGGCGCGAACAGGATGAAGGTGAGGAAATCGAGCGGCTCGAAGGTCTGCACGCGGTCGCCGGGCGGCAGTTTCAGGGCCAGCACGCAACCGAGAGCCAGCAGGGCCAGGCCCAGCTCAAACAGGTACAGGCCGTGCCATTCGCCGATCTGCAGCAGTTCGGAGGTAAAGATGCGCGCCAGCGGCAAGGCCAGCTGGGCAAAGCCCAGGCCCAGCACCACCCCCTTCAGGCGGTGCCGCGCGGGAAACGCCTGCAGGGTGTAGTACAGGCCCAGCACCCCCAGCGCGCCGCCCACCATGCCATGCGCGGCGCGCACGGCGATCGCCGACGGCAAGGTATTGGCATACAGGTGGGCGAACGTCACCAGCGCATACAGCACCAGGAACGCTTCCGTGAACAGGCGCAGGCCGAACTGCTGGCGGAACTTCACCAGCAGCAAATTCATGGACACGATGGTCATCACGTAGGCAGCCGGCAGCCACTGCATCTGGTAGGCATAGGCGGCCAGCGAACCTTGCAGGTTCAGCAAATTGGCAGTCACCAGGCCGTTGCCCAGCCCCCCCGTCAGCGCGACGATCAGGCCGACGATGAAATACGCGACACGCTTGGGCGTCGAATGTTCGGGCATCGATGGCGACCCGGGCAAGGTCGGGCGTTCGCCCGGCCCCCAGGTGCGAGGTGTGTACTTGTCCATGCAGTAATCGCGATCCGGTTTGCTGAAGCCGTTCTTTGCTGGTGTTATGGAAATGGTTGCAAATGAACAGTTCTAGTCAGCAGCATATCACCGCAGGACGTTTTTATTGTTTACATTGTTGCATGGCGTTGCGCATGCAGAGCAAACAGGGTATGCAACGGGACAGGCGGGTCCGGCCCCGTTGCTGATCCAGCCACTCACACCCTCGGCGGATCCGTTTCGCGCGCGAATGCCCGGTGTGCCGCCAGCGCTTTTTTAAAGGCCGCCACGGCTTTCACCACGTCGCCGAACGGCACGACGATGACGGCTGGATCAGGCTTGCCATCGGGCAGGGCCGCCGGCACACCAGCCTTGTCCAGCAAACCCTTGCCCGCGCCGACGGCAAGCATCGGCTTGCAGTGGCGGTATTGCAGGCGCAGGAAGTCGAGCGCGTTGGCGTCGTCAGCCAGTTGCTGGACGGCGCCCTGGCCATCGGGAAGCACGACGGCGTCGAACAGCACGGACGGTCCCGCTTCGAGCGAGATTTCCACGTCGAGTGGCGCACCGCCGCTGGTGTCGACTTTCCCCAGGAGGCTGCCCACCAGCCGTGGCACGGCGCCATCGGAGAGCAACGATGCATAGATGTTGCGCACCTGCGCGCCATCGCTGCCCGGCCCCACCAGGATGGCCACGCGCAGGGTATGGATGCCCGTCTTGCCGGGACGGAAAAAGAGCGACAGTGCCGGCGACGGCGGATACGCGGGCAGCGGCTGCAGGGAGGCGCGCGGCATGACGGGCGGCAGCGCCAGGCCCAGTGCATCAGCCAGGCGCTGCGCCAGGGTTTCGTCGACATTGCGCAGCATGGCGACGATGCGCTGGCGGATCACCACCGTCTGTACCTTGCTCAGTTCAAAGCGGAAGGCGTGCACGATATGGTCTTGTTCGACCGGCGTCTGGCTGATCCAGAACAAACGCGCCTGGCCATAGTGCTCGGCGAACTTCTCGGGCTTGCCGCGCACCTCGTCGCCTTCGGCGGGCGCGGGAAAACTGTTGAAACCCTTCGTACCCGCCTGGAACGGGCAGCCGCCCGCCAGCGAATTGGGTTCGTAGGCCACCCGGCCACGGTTGATGGCCTGGCGGTGGATACCGTCGCGCTGGTTGTTGTGCAGGGGCGCCAGCGGAGCATTGATGGGAATTTCATGGAAGTTGGCGCCGCCCAGCCGCGTGATCTGCGTGTCCATGTACGAGTGAATGCGGCCCTGCAGCAGCGGATCGTTGGAAAAATCGATGCCGGGCACGATGTGCGCCGTGCAAAAGGCCACCTGCTCCGTCTCGGCGAAAAAATTGTCCGGGTTGCGGTTCAAGACCATTTTGCCGACGGGGACAAGCGGCACCAGCTCTTCGGGGATCAGCTTGGTGGGATCGAGTACGTCGAAGGGAAATGCTTCCGCCTGCGCTTCCGTGAACACCTGGAAGGACAGCTCGTACTCGGGATACTCGCCGCACTCGATGGCTTCCCACAGATCGCGCCGGTGGAAGTCGGAATCGGCGCCGCTGATCTTGACTGCTTCGTCCCACACAAGGGAATGCGTGCCGGCCATCGGCGACCAGTGGAATTTGCAGAAGACGGACTGGCCCTTGGCATTCACGAGACGGAAGGTGTGCACGCCAAAGCCCTGCATCATGCGGTAGCTGCGCGGAATGGCGCGGTCGGACATGGCCCACATCAGCATGTGCGTGATTTCAGGCGACAGCGAGGCGAAATCCCAGAACGTGTCGTGTGCGCTGGCCGCCTGCGGCATGCCATGGTGCGGCTCGGGCTTGACGGCGTGGATCAGGTCGGGAAATTTCATCGCATCCTGGATGAAGAAGACGGGAATGTTATTGCCCACCAGGTCCCAGTTGCCCTCGTCCGTATAAAACTTCACGGCGAAGCCGCGCACATCGCGTGCCGTATCGGTCGAACCCCGTTCGCCGGCCACGGTGGAAAAGCGCACGAAGACGGGTGTGCGCTTGCCCGCCTTGGCGAACAGCGCGGCACGCGTCAGCTTGCCTTGCTCCTTGTAGCATTCAAAGTAACCATGGGCGGCCGAACCGCGCGCATGCACGACGCGCTCGGGGATGCGCTCGTGGTCGAAATGCGTGAGCTTTTCACGCAAAATGAAGTCTTCCATCAGGGTGGGGCCGCGCAAACCCGCCTTCAGCGAATTCTGGTTGTCACCCACGGGCACGCCCTGATTGGTCGTCAACACACAGCCGTTGTCGTCGCTGCGGGCGCCGTCCAGCGAGGCATTACGCGCATTCTCGCCCAGCGCTGGCTGGCCATCGCCCGTCTTCGCTGATGCTGTCGTTTCACCCGTAGTGCTGGCCGTTGCCAGCGGTTCACCCGCTGCCACATGCACGCCTTCGGCAGGCGTACGCGCCGCCTCGCCATACTGGCCATCTTCCTTGGGATTGACAGCCATGGCGGCGGCCAGCTCCTGGCCGGCGGCCGTTTTTTGCAGCAGTGCGCGGGTCACGTCATTATCCGCGCCCAGGCTGTGCGGCGCCTTGCTGTCGGATGGACCGGACATGCTGCTTAAAACGGAACCCGCACCGTCCGTGGACGGCGTTTTCTTGTTGCTAGCCATGTCATCTCCTGTGAGAAATTCGCCCCGGGAGAACGCTACAACTCCCTCATTCAGCGCACGAACAGGGCAATCAAAATAAGGATGGGAATAGGTATGCCGATTAAACACGACAAAACGGAGCGCATCATCACGCCCCTTTACTGCTTGCTACTGTCTTGTGCGCGTGGGCGCTGGCCCGCCCCGCCATGACGGCGAAGGGAACAGCGCCCACGACAGCACCTTCCAGGAAGACGTAAAACTTATTTACGCGAACCCAGCAGTTTCGACAGGCCATAACCGGCCGCTGCCGCAATCAGCAAGGATACGGCCGGACGCTCGCGCACATAGCCACGGCCCGTCTCGCCGGCGCGCTGGCAGGCGGCGCCCAATTGCTTGCCGCGGGCCATCAGGGTTTCGGAAGCCTTGCTGACGGTATCGCTGACCTGGTCGATGCGGTCGCCTACCTGATCCACGCCGTCATGCGCGCGCGTGGCCACCTTGTCGGCCAGGGGCTGGGCTTGGCTAGCCACCTTGTCGATGGTGCGGTGCAAATCCTGGCGGGTATCCTGGACGTTGCCATTCAAATCGGAGCTGGTTTTTTCAATCGCGTTCATGATGGTTTCCTTTAACAGTGAATAATTTCAACCATGCTCGATGCCGTGACCGAATCATGATTCTCCTCGCTTCAGGGGAAAAGAAGCGGCTAAACGCTGCCGGGCTGAGCCATATCAAACGGTGGATCAGCAGCAAGCTGTTAGCACTACCTTAACCGCACCCGCCGCGCGCCACTGTGCGCTGCCACACCTTGAGGCACAGGCTTAAATTCCTGTTGGAAATAGCAATCCCCGCCGGCCCGGTGTGGCGGGCAGGGCGTTTTCCTCCTGCAATTGCAAGAACTGCTCCGGAGGCGCGAGGTGGCTGAGATCCCGCCAGTGCAGGCTGGCGGCGACAAAGTTGCAGACGAAAAAAAACCACCGTTTGAGCGGTGGTTTTTTTCTACTGCGAATACTTGGTGCCGTTGGCCGGAATCGAACTGGCGACCTTCACATTACGAATGTGCTGCTCTACCAACTGAGCTACAACGGCGAAGACCCACATTCTACAAACAATGCACAAAATTTGCTAGTGTCAACGCGAACTTTTTTGCATTTTTTTCGCGGCCCGGCTACGGGCCGCTGAAATCCATGGAAAAGTGCGGCTTTTTACTCCGCGTGGTAAGCCGTGACGCGGGCCACTTCGTCTTTCGAGCCAAGGAAGACGGGCACGCGCTGATGCAGCTTGTGCGGGGCGATGTCCATGATGCGCTGCTGGCCATCGGTGGCTGCGCCGCCGGCTTGCTCGACGATGAAAGCCATCGGGTTCGCTTCGTACATCAGGCGCAGCTTGCCGGGCATTGACGTGTCGCGCAGGTCGGCCGGGTACATGAAGATGCCGCCGCGGTTCAGGATGCGGTGCACGTCGGCCACCATCGAGGCGATCCAGCGCATGTTGAAGTTGCTGCCGCGCGGACCCGTGTCGCCGGCCAGCAGCTCGTCGACATAGCGTTTCACGGGCGGATGCCAGTGGCGCGCGTTCGACATGTTGATGGCGAATTCCTTCGTCGTCGGCGGAATCTGCATATTGCTTTGCGTGAGGACCCACGAACCCATTTCGCGGTCCAGGGTGAAGCAGTTCACGCCATTGCCGAAGGTCAGTACCAGCATGGTTTGCGGGCCATACACGGCGTAGCCGGCGGCAACCTGCTTGGTGCCTGCCTGCATGAAGTCCTGCTCCGTCGGCTGCCCCATGCCTTCCGGTGCTTTGAGCACCGAGAAGATGGTGCCGATGGAAACGTTGACGTCGATGTTCGACGAGCCATCGAGTGGGTCGAACAGCAGCATGTATTCGCCCTTCGGATAGCGGTTCGGGATCGGGTGGATCGATTCCATTTCTTCCGATGCCATGGCCGCCAGGTGGCCGCCCCATTCGTTCGCTTCGAGCAGGATCTCGTTGGAGATGATGTCGAGTTTTTTCTGTACTTCGCCCTGCACGTTTTCCGTGTCGGCCGTGCCCAGCACTTCACCGAGGGCGCCCTTGCCGACAGCATGGCTGATGGTTTTGCACGCGCGCGCGACGACTTCGATCAGCAGGCGCAGTTCGGCCGGAATGCTGTTGTTCGAGCGCTGCTCTTCAACCAGGTATTGCGTAAGACTGATGCGTTTCATGAATTCCCTTTTGTTTTTGGTGATGATTTGCTGTGCTAGTTCGCTAAAGCCTTGCTGACCACTTCCATCACGTCATTCGACAGGCTGGCCTGGCCGGCGACTTTTTCCAGCGCGCTACGCATATGGCTTTGCAGCGCAGGCACGTAACGGCGCCAGCGGTCCATGGAGCGCGCCAGGCGGGCGGCCACTTGCGGGTTCAGGGCGTCGAGCGCAATGACTTGCTCGGCCCAGAATGCGTAGCCACTGCCATCTGCCGCGTGGAATTGCGATGGATTGGCGTTGGTGAAATTGAAGATCAGGCTGCGCGCGCGGTTCGGATTTTTCAAGGTGAACGCATGGTGCGTCATCAACTGGCGCACGGCTTGCACGTCGGTCGTTGGTGCGGCCGCCTGCATGGCGAACCACTTGTCGATCACCAGCGCCTCGTTCTCAAAGTCGCGATAGAAACTGGCCAGGGCCGCCTGCGCGTGCGATGGCGAACCCGAATGTATCAGAGCGCCCAGGGCGGCCGCGCGGTCCGTCATGTTGCCGGCGCCGTCGAACTGCTGCTGCGCAAGGGCCAGCTCCGCTTCGCCCGGTGCAATCAGCAAATAGGACAGGGCCAGGTTTTTCAAGGCCCGCTTGCCGGCCGACAGGGCGTCGGGGCTGTAGTCGCCCGGCGTCTGGTTGGCGTGGTACTGCGCCAGCAATTCAGGCTTCATGGCTGCCGCGATAGTGCGGCGCATGAACTGGCGCGCCGCGTGGATCGCCTGCGGGTCGACTTGTGCCATGCGCTCGGCGATGATGGTTTCCGATGGCAGGATCAGGGCCAGCTCGCGGAAGGCAGGATCGAGCGTTTCGTCGGCCAGCAAGGCGCGCTGCGCTTCGATGAAGGTCTCATCCAGCGCCAGCGCTTCGCCAGCGGCCACGGCGCCGGTCAGTTTCAGCAGGCGTTCCATGGCCAGGCGCTGGCCCGCTTCCCATCGGTTCACCGGGTCGCTGTCGTGACGGAACAGGTGCAGCAGCTGCGCATCGGTATAGTCGTACTCCAGCACCACGGGCGCGGAAAAATCGCGCAGCAGCGAAGGCACGGGTGCTTGCGTCACGTTCGTGAAACGGAAGGTTTGCGACGCTTCGGTCAATTCCAGCACCACGCTGGTAGCGCCATTCGATGCCACGCCGTCCACGTGCAGCGGCAGGTCGCGGCCATCGGCAGCCAGCAAGCCGACGGTGACGGGAATGTGGAATGGCAGTTTTTTCGGCTGGCCCGGCGTGGCGGGGCAGCTTTGCGCCAGCGTCAGTTCAAACGTCTGGCTGGCAGCGTCGTAGCACGTGGAAGCGGTGACGATGGGCGTGCCGGCCTGGCTGTACCAGCGCTCGAACTGGGTGAAATCACGGCCATTCGCGTCCGCCATGGCGGCGCGGAAGTCGTCGCACTGCACGGCCTGGCCATCGTGGCGTTCAAAGTACAGGTCCATGCCCTTGCGGAAACCGTCGCGGCCCACCAGCGTCTGGACCATGCGCACCACTTCGGCGCCCTTTTCGTAGATGGTAACGGTATAAAAGTTATTGATCTCTACAAAAGAATCGGGACGCACGGGATGCGCCATCGGACCGGCGTCTTCGGGGAACTGCGCCTGGCGCAGCGTGCGCACCTGATCGATTCGCGTGACGGCGCGGCCCGTGTCCGTACCGATCATGTCGGCCGAAAATTCCTGGTCGCGGAACACCGTCAAGCCTTCTTTCAGCGACAGCTGGAACCAGTCGCGGCACGTCACGCGGTTGCCGGTCCAGTTATGGAAGTACTCGTGGCCCACCACCGCTTCGATGCCCGCGTAATCGACGTCGGTCGCCACGCGCGAGTTGGCCAGCACGTACTTGGTATTGAAAATATTCAAACCCTTGTTTTCCATGGCGCCCATGTTGAAATCGCCGACGGCGACGATCATGAAGCGGTCCAGGTCCAGTTCCAGGCCGAAGCGCTCCTCGTCCCAGCGGATCGAGTTCTTCAGCGACTGCATGGCGTAATCGGTTTTATCCAGGTTGCCTTCTTCCACCCACACCTGGAGCAGCACTTCGCGGCCGGACTTGAGCCTGTAATGCTCTTCCTGGCATACCAGGCGCGCCGCCACCAGGGCGAACAGGTAAGACGGCTTCTTGAACGGGTCTTCCCACTTGGCGTAATGGCGGCCATCACCGAGGTCGCCCTCTTCGATCAGGTTGCCGTTCGATAGCAGCACCGGATACTTATCCTTGTCGGCGCGCAGCATGACGGTGTACCTGGCCATCACGTCCGGGCGGTCCGGGAAGAAGGTGATGCGGCGGAAGCCTTCCGCTTCGCACTGCGTGAAGAAGTTATGGTTCGACACGTACAGGCCGGACAGCGAGGTATTGTCCTGCGGCGCCAGCACGGTCTCGATATCGAGCAGCACCTCGTCCGGCGCCTTGGGAATGGTCAGCATGCTGGCCGTCAGCTTGTACTGCGACGGTTTCAGCAGCTTGCCGTTCAGGCGTACCTGCACCAGTTCAATGTGTTCGCCATGCAATTCGATGCTGCGGCGGCTGCTGGCCGGGTTATGGCGCATGCGGATCCGGCTCGCCACCACTGTGCGGGCGGGATCAAGATCGAAACCAAGTTCGACGCTGTCAACCAGGAAGCTGGGCGGCGTGTAATCTTTGCGGTAAATCGTCTGAGGGCTGTCTGTGCGCATAGGGATTTGGGTGGGAGCGGAGGCAAAAGCCTATTTTACCAACACCAGCCCCCCGATAGTCGCGATTCAGCTCAGGAATGTTGGATTCCCTTACACGCAGACATACCAGGTAACATTCTGTAATAATGCATGGAAACAAATAGAACTATTCTTATAATACCAAGTGATGAATTGCGTCTACTATCAGGAGATCATGCAATGAAA is from Janthinobacterium sp. 61 and encodes:
- the pepN gene encoding aminopeptidase N, which codes for MRTDSPQTIYRKDYTPPSFLVDSVELGFDLDPARTVVASRIRMRHNPASSRRSIELHGEHIELVQVRLNGKLLKPSQYKLTASMLTIPKAPDEVLLDIETVLAPQDNTSLSGLYVSNHNFFTQCEAEGFRRITFFPDRPDVMARYTVMLRADKDKYPVLLSNGNLIEEGDLGDGRHYAKWEDPFKKPSYLFALVAARLVCQEEHYRLKSGREVLLQVWVEEGNLDKTDYAMQSLKNSIRWDEERFGLELDLDRFMIVAVGDFNMGAMENKGLNIFNTKYVLANSRVATDVDYAGIEAVVGHEYFHNWTGNRVTCRDWFQLSLKEGLTVFRDQEFSADMIGTDTGRAVTRIDQVRTLRQAQFPEDAGPMAHPVRPDSFVEINNFYTVTIYEKGAEVVRMVQTLVGRDGFRKGMDLYFERHDGQAVQCDDFRAAMADANGRDFTQFERWYSQAGTPIVTASTCYDAASQTFELTLAQSCPATPGQPKKLPFHIPVTVGLLAADGRDLPLHVDGVASNGATSVVLELTEASQTFRFTNVTQAPVPSLLRDFSAPVVLEYDYTDAQLLHLFRHDSDPVNRWEAGQRLAMERLLKLTGAVAAGEALALDETFIEAQRALLADETLDPAFRELALILPSETIIAERMAQVDPQAIHAARQFMRRTIAAAMKPELLAQYHANQTPGDYSPDALSAGKRALKNLALSYLLIAPGEAELALAQQQFDGAGNMTDRAAALGALIHSGSPSHAQAALASFYRDFENEALVIDKWFAMQAAAPTTDVQAVRQLMTHHAFTLKNPNRARSLIFNFTNANPSQFHAADGSGYAFWAEQVIALDALNPQVAARLARSMDRWRRYVPALQSHMRSALEKVAGQASLSNDVMEVVSKALAN
- a CDS encoding MFS transporter, which gives rise to MDKYTPRTWGPGERPTLPGSPSMPEHSTPKRVAYFIVGLIVALTGGLGNGLVTANLLNLQGSLAAYAYQMQWLPAAYVMTIVSMNLLLVKFRQQFGLRLFTEAFLVLYALVTFAHLYANTLPSAIAVRAAHGMVGGALGVLGLYYTLQAFPARHRLKGVVLGLGFAQLALPLARIFTSELLQIGEWHGLYLFELGLALLALGCVLALKLPPGDRVQTFEPLDFLTFILFAPGVALLCAVLAQGRTAWWMESDWVGVCLACSIVLIAASLAIEHNRARPLLNTRWLTTGKIAKLFLSVLLFRIVLSESTGAVGFLQALGLNTDQMQNLFIVVLLGSVAGLLVSALTINPATLHRSLMFALLLIAAGALIDAHATSQTRPVNMYVSQFLLAFGGTYFLGPTMVAGMGAVIAEPRNLVSFSVMFTMTQNLGGLLGSAIVGTIQTAREKYHSSYLVEHLTMLDPQVAARVQSGAASYGGVLMDPALRGAQGVARLGAIATREANVLAYNDVFLMIAGVAIATLIWMLVSQSWTRITTGARRLVGPVRDAQTAMAIVPITNSEPSNDRK
- a CDS encoding YqjD family protein, which translates into the protein MNAIEKTSSDLNGNVQDTRQDLHRTIDKVASQAQPLADKVATRAHDGVDQVGDRIDQVSDTVSKASETLMARGKQLGAACQRAGETGRGYVRERPAVSLLIAAAAGYGLSKLLGSRK
- a CDS encoding class 1 fructose-bisphosphatase, producing the protein MKRISLTQYLVEEQRSNNSIPAELRLLIEVVARACKTISHAVGKGALGEVLGTADTENVQGEVQKKLDIISNEILLEANEWGGHLAAMASEEMESIHPIPNRYPKGEYMLLFDPLDGSSNIDVNVSIGTIFSVLKAPEGMGQPTEQDFMQAGTKQVAAGYAVYGPQTMLVLTFGNGVNCFTLDREMGSWVLTQSNMQIPPTTKEFAINMSNARHWHPPVKRYVDELLAGDTGPRGSNFNMRWIASMVADVHRILNRGGIFMYPADLRDTSMPGKLRLMYEANPMAFIVEQAGGAATDGQQRIMDIAPHKLHQRVPVFLGSKDEVARVTAYHAE
- a CDS encoding HlyD family secretion protein, which gives rise to MTENNTTPPVPPSAPAAPPAPPAPVPAATTTPPQPDRRHQWLSALAFAAVALVGVLIVLYAWRLPPFTSPIVTTENATVRGQVTIIGTQLSGYVVEVTVQDFMDVKEGQLLVRIDDRIYQQRYEQAQAQLAAQQAALSNWAQQKASAQAGISVSEATLANAEAQARKASADLNRVEQLVADGSLSQREHDQSRATQAQMAAALAQARANLDIAQQSVHSVVVNKQALEAAVANAQAAVKAAKIDLDNTRIVAPSDGQLGQVTVRQGAYVNSGAQLMALVPRQMWVIANFKETQMNGVQEGQSATFHVDALDGAVLTGQVERISPATGSEFSVLPADNATGNYLKIAQRIPVRIRIDAGQANARRLVPGMSVVVSVDTSAVLNDSADNPAPPPAPKKAAAKAKP
- a CDS encoding catalase, with translation MASNKKTPSTDGAGSVLSSMSGPSDSKAPHSLGADNDVTRALLQKTAAGQELAAAMAVNPKEDGQYGEAARTPAEGVHVAAGEPLATASTTGETTASAKTGDGQPALGENARNASLDGARSDDNGCVLTTNQGVPVGDNQNSLKAGLRGPTLMEDFILREKLTHFDHERIPERVVHARGSAAHGYFECYKEQGKLTRAALFAKAGKRTPVFVRFSTVAGERGSTDTARDVRGFAVKFYTDEGNWDLVGNNIPVFFIQDAMKFPDLIHAVKPEPHHGMPQAASAHDTFWDFASLSPEITHMLMWAMSDRAIPRSYRMMQGFGVHTFRLVNAKGQSVFCKFHWSPMAGTHSLVWDEAVKISGADSDFHRRDLWEAIECGEYPEYELSFQVFTEAQAEAFPFDVLDPTKLIPEELVPLVPVGKMVLNRNPDNFFAETEQVAFCTAHIVPGIDFSNDPLLQGRIHSYMDTQITRLGGANFHEIPINAPLAPLHNNQRDGIHRQAINRGRVAYEPNSLAGGCPFQAGTKGFNSFPAPAEGDEVRGKPEKFAEHYGQARLFWISQTPVEQDHIVHAFRFELSKVQTVVIRQRIVAMLRNVDETLAQRLADALGLALPPVMPRASLQPLPAYPPSPALSLFFRPGKTGIHTLRVAILVGPGSDGAQVRNIYASLLSDGAVPRLVGSLLGKVDTSGGAPLDVEISLEAGPSVLFDAVVLPDGQGAVQQLADDANALDFLRLQYRHCKPMLAVGAGKGLLDKAGVPAALPDGKPDPAVIVVPFGDVVKAVAAFKKALAAHRAFARETDPPRV